In Amycolatopsis sp. EV170708-02-1, the following are encoded in one genomic region:
- a CDS encoding YitT family protein, with product MALKLDLKPVVISQDTTRRSIQLVGGLALYGGSMAMLTRSGLGLDPWDVLHEGLMKITGLSFGTVTAIASVLVLLLWIPLRQRPGIGTAANVVVISLTVDLVRIFLPEQDVLGWQIFNLVAGVVLNGLAAAIYVGARLGPGPRDGLMTGLSARTGKSIRLVRTLIEITVLAAGWLLGGTVGVGTVLYALAIGPLTQAFLPYVVWRERARP from the coding sequence GTGGCACTCAAACTCGACCTCAAGCCTGTCGTCATCTCCCAGGACACCACCCGCCGTTCGATCCAGCTCGTCGGCGGGCTCGCCCTCTACGGCGGCAGCATGGCCATGCTGACCAGGTCGGGACTCGGCCTCGACCCGTGGGACGTGCTCCACGAAGGCCTGATGAAGATCACCGGTCTCTCGTTCGGCACGGTCACCGCGATCGCGTCGGTCCTCGTACTCCTGCTGTGGATCCCGCTGCGGCAGCGGCCCGGGATCGGGACCGCGGCCAACGTCGTGGTCATCTCGCTCACCGTCGACCTCGTGCGGATCTTCCTGCCCGAGCAGGACGTGCTCGGCTGGCAGATCTTCAACCTGGTCGCCGGCGTGGTGCTCAACGGCCTCGCCGCCGCGATCTACGTCGGCGCGCGGCTCGGCCCCGGCCCCCGCGACGGGCTGATGACCGGACTCTCGGCGCGGACCGGCAAGTCGATCCGCCTCGTCCGGACCCTCATCGAGATCACCGTGCTGGCCGCGGGCTGGCTGCTCGGCGGCACGGTCGGCGTCGGCACGGTCCTGTACGCGCTCGCCATCGGCCCGCTGACGCAGGCCTTCCTGCCTTATGTCGTCTGGCGGGAGCGCGCTCGCCCGTGA
- a CDS encoding SAM-dependent methyltransferase — MDPRFLPEGVDLERPNAARIYDWALGGTANWAVDREFGEQLVKTFPLVRTAARANRAFLGRAVRYCAEHGVTQFLDLGSGVPTVGNVHEIADEVDGDSRCVYVDNEPVAVAHARILLERNGDPARHAVIGGDLRDADDIWEHAFDTGVLDPAKPVALLTVAVLHFVPGPELSDVIARYRRLLPAGSFYVLSHVTMSGVEGDELAQIQRVVKQYEQSSTPASFRDKEEILGFFGDFDLVTPGLVPVGAWRLDDPRPPAVDCAIGGVARKPAS; from the coding sequence ATGGACCCGCGGTTCCTCCCCGAAGGCGTGGATCTCGAGCGGCCCAACGCCGCCCGGATCTACGACTGGGCGCTCGGCGGCACCGCGAACTGGGCCGTGGACCGGGAATTCGGCGAGCAGCTGGTCAAGACCTTCCCGCTGGTGCGCACCGCAGCCAGGGCGAACAGGGCCTTCCTCGGCCGCGCCGTCCGGTATTGCGCCGAGCACGGCGTGACCCAGTTCCTCGACCTGGGTTCAGGCGTGCCGACAGTCGGCAACGTCCACGAGATCGCCGACGAGGTCGACGGCGACAGCCGGTGCGTGTACGTCGACAACGAACCGGTCGCCGTCGCGCACGCCAGGATCCTGCTGGAGCGGAACGGGGATCCCGCCAGGCACGCGGTGATCGGCGGCGACCTGCGCGACGCGGACGACATCTGGGAACACGCCTTCGACACAGGCGTGCTCGACCCGGCGAAACCGGTCGCCCTGCTCACCGTCGCGGTCCTGCATTTCGTGCCGGGCCCCGAACTCTCCGACGTCATCGCCCGTTACCGGAGGCTGCTGCCCGCCGGTTCCTTCTACGTCCTGTCCCACGTCACGATGTCCGGCGTGGAGGGTGACGAGCTGGCCCAGATCCAGCGCGTCGTGAAGCAGTACGAACAGTCGAGCACGCCCGCGTCCTTCCGCGACAAGGAAGAGATCCTCGGTTTCTTCGGGGATTTCGACCTCGTGACACCGGGTCTGGTCCCGGTCGGCGCATGGCGGCTGGACGACCCCCGCCCGCCTGCGGTTGACTGCGCCATCGGCGGGGTCGCCCGCAAACCCGCTTCCTGA
- a CDS encoding SAM-dependent methyltransferase — protein sequence MTTQHDPIDPVAPEGVDLERPNVARVYDWFLGGSANWAIDREFGSQVLKQFPEVKTFARVGRDFLGRGVGYLARQGITQFLDIGSGVPTVGNVHQIASAVNPDSRVVYVDIEPVAVAHSQLLLEREGLLGRHAVLQGDVRDPADIWKRALETGVIDPRQPIGLVLVGLLYFLGPDEPVYEMVQRYLDFLPSGSYFLSSHLTEDGVTRKEGDNRENVQELYKKTSAPFHLRSRAEFASFFDGLEMVEPGIDWMATWHLDEADSRASDRFADDPTFTGGLGGLGRKP from the coding sequence ATGACGACGCAGCACGACCCCATCGACCCGGTGGCCCCCGAGGGGGTCGATCTCGAACGACCCAACGTGGCCAGGGTGTACGACTGGTTCCTCGGCGGTTCGGCCAACTGGGCCATCGACCGCGAGTTCGGCTCGCAGGTGCTCAAGCAGTTCCCAGAGGTCAAGACGTTCGCCCGCGTCGGCCGCGACTTCCTCGGCCGCGGCGTGGGATACCTGGCCCGCCAGGGGATCACGCAGTTCCTCGACATCGGTTCCGGCGTGCCCACCGTCGGCAACGTCCACCAGATCGCGAGCGCGGTCAACCCGGACAGCCGGGTCGTCTACGTCGACATCGAGCCGGTCGCCGTCGCGCATTCCCAGCTGCTGCTGGAACGTGAGGGGCTGCTCGGGCGGCACGCGGTCCTGCAGGGCGACGTCCGGGATCCCGCCGACATCTGGAAACGCGCCCTCGAGACCGGCGTGATCGACCCGCGCCAGCCGATCGGGCTGGTACTGGTGGGCCTGCTGTACTTCCTCGGCCCGGACGAGCCCGTGTACGAGATGGTCCAGCGCTATCTCGATTTCCTGCCGTCGGGTTCGTACTTCCTGTCCTCGCATCTGACCGAGGACGGCGTCACGCGCAAGGAAGGCGACAACCGGGAGAACGTCCAGGAGCTGTACAAGAAGACCAGCGCGCCGTTCCATCTGCGGTCCCGCGCCGAGTTCGCCTCGTTCTTCGACGGACTGGAGATGGTCGAGCCGGGGATCGACTGGATGGCCACCTGGCATCTCGACGAGGCGGATTCCCGTGCCAGCGACCGGTTCGCGGACGACCCGACGTTCACCGGCGGGCTCGGCGGCTTGGGCCGCAAGCCCTGA
- a CDS encoding Clp protease N-terminal domain-containing protein has protein sequence MFERFTPELRETVVGAQRVASDEASGNVDPLHLLTSLSRHTGVLAALGCPADELADDLRRVRRRGGMSDADVEALSGFGIDVEHIVERVEQTHGPGALTGGRRTGRGHRPFTPEAKKVLEKSLREAIDVGSKRIEGEHLLLALTGVPGAAADVLAQRGIDYLAVRRLLEQREAS, from the coding sequence ATGTTCGAACGCTTCACGCCCGAACTGCGCGAAACGGTCGTCGGGGCTCAGCGCGTCGCGTCTGACGAGGCGTCCGGGAACGTCGATCCGCTGCATCTGCTGACGTCCCTCTCCCGGCACACCGGCGTCCTCGCCGCCCTGGGGTGCCCGGCGGACGAACTGGCCGACGACCTCCGGCGCGTCCGCCGCCGGGGCGGGATGAGCGACGCCGACGTCGAAGCCCTGAGCGGGTTCGGCATCGACGTCGAGCACATCGTCGAGCGGGTCGAGCAGACCCACGGCCCCGGCGCGCTGACCGGTGGGCGGCGCACCGGACGCGGCCATCGGCCGTTCACGCCGGAGGCGAAGAAGGTGCTTGAAAAGAGCCTGCGCGAAGCCATCGATGTCGGCAGCAAGCGCATCGAAGGAGAGCACCTCCTGCTCGCGCTGACGGGCGTTCCCGGCGCGGCCGCCGACGTGCTCGCGCAGCGGGGCATCGACTACCTCGCCGTCCGGCGCCTGCTGGAGCAGCGGGAAGCCAGCTGA
- a CDS encoding protein phosphatase 2C domain-containing protein: MAEIAVAERDGVGADGSTRPTEDHVAVLGNAVVVLDGATAPRPDLPSGGWYASLLVHSLSRALSAEPQADLAVLLAESIADVAQREGLEPGRSPSSTVAIARWTDDTVDGLVLADSPIVAFGPSGADPLTDDRLVSLRESGQLRTGADVRAKRNAPDGFWVAEAEPRAAAEAVRRSWPRSEVDALLLATDGVAIGVDEYGLFDWPEVLAISRERGPDAVLDAVRTAEKQDPDGERWPRAKRHDDQLLVLVDFGVAPG, from the coding sequence ATGGCCGAAATCGCAGTGGCGGAAAGGGACGGAGTGGGCGCGGACGGATCGACGCGCCCGACCGAGGACCACGTCGCCGTCCTCGGCAACGCCGTGGTGGTGCTGGACGGGGCGACCGCGCCGCGGCCGGATCTGCCGTCCGGCGGCTGGTACGCGAGCCTCCTCGTGCACAGCCTGTCGCGGGCGCTGAGCGCGGAACCCCAGGCCGATCTCGCGGTGTTGCTGGCCGAGTCGATCGCTGACGTCGCCCAGCGCGAAGGCCTCGAACCGGGACGTTCGCCGTCGAGCACGGTCGCGATCGCGCGCTGGACGGACGACACCGTCGACGGGCTGGTGCTCGCCGACAGCCCCATCGTCGCCTTCGGCCCTTCCGGCGCCGACCCGCTCACCGACGACAGGCTCGTCTCGCTGCGCGAAAGCGGTCAGCTCCGCACCGGCGCCGACGTCCGCGCGAAACGCAACGCGCCGGACGGCTTCTGGGTCGCCGAAGCGGAACCCAGGGCCGCCGCCGAAGCCGTCCGCCGCAGTTGGCCGCGCTCGGAGGTCGACGCCCTGCTGCTGGCCACCGACGGCGTCGCGATCGGTGTCGACGAGTACGGCCTGTTCGACTGGCCGGAGGTGCTCGCCATCAGCCGGGAGCGTGGCCCGGACGCCGTCCTCGACGCGGTGCGCACGGCCGAGAAACAGGATCCCGACGGCGAGCGCTGGCCCCGCGCGAAAAGGCACGATGACCAGCTACTGGTACTCGTCGACTTCGGGGTAGCCCCAGGGTAA
- a CDS encoding FixH family protein, with protein MNSTVDGRRPVLLISVVAVLAAAIVAWLVWPSGGGEQTQRSTQGPYTVQLSVEDPHQGGNVFALTVTGAAPDVVTLEPVMPQMGHALAPSPAIAEGPGRFRTGDVLLPMSGQWEITVSLRGPSGATQHVFPLLVK; from the coding sequence GTGAATTCCACAGTGGACGGACGCAGACCCGTCCTGCTCATCTCCGTGGTCGCCGTGCTCGCGGCGGCGATCGTGGCCTGGCTGGTGTGGCCGAGCGGCGGCGGGGAACAGACACAGCGCTCGACGCAGGGCCCGTACACGGTGCAGTTGTCGGTCGAAGATCCGCACCAGGGCGGCAATGTCTTCGCGCTGACCGTCACCGGTGCCGCGCCGGACGTCGTCACGCTCGAACCCGTGATGCCCCAGATGGGGCACGCGCTCGCGCCGTCGCCCGCGATCGCGGAGGGGCCGGGCCGGTTCCGCACCGGCGACGTCCTGCTGCCGATGTCGGGGCAATGGGAGATCACCGTTTCACTGCGCGGGCCGTCCGGCGCCACGCAGCACGTTTTTCCTTTGCTGGTCAAGTAA
- a CDS encoding oxygenase MpaB family protein: MTGPPIVKGTAAWKYFGDFRAGLLAGQVLVLQVAHPVVAAGVRDHSDYVEDPWTRLMRTAASLSIYIYGGPEGARYEADRLRALHRSFTGVDGGRRYSALNPHAYAWVHATLVMVPVDTQRFYGTPMTPSELDEYYAQMRDVGRLLGLREQDMPPTWPEFERYYAEMIDGFGPNETISTLFETIRTVKKPWRWLPDKRWIRLQRWQHRGQMFVIRATLPPALRDRLGLQWTSRDQRRFDRFRRVVRFLGGLVPVTLRSSLVRRIGRLNVWFRAHPRAYRFLGG, from the coding sequence ATGACCGGTCCGCCGATCGTCAAGGGGACGGCGGCGTGGAAGTACTTCGGCGACTTCCGGGCCGGGCTGCTGGCGGGCCAGGTGCTGGTGCTGCAGGTCGCGCATCCGGTCGTCGCGGCCGGGGTGCGGGATCATTCCGACTACGTCGAGGATCCGTGGACCCGGCTCATGCGCACGGCCGCGTCGCTGTCCATCTACATCTACGGCGGCCCGGAGGGCGCGCGGTACGAGGCGGACCGGCTGCGCGCGCTGCACCGGTCGTTCACCGGCGTCGACGGCGGGCGCCGCTACAGCGCGCTGAACCCGCACGCGTACGCCTGGGTGCACGCCACGCTCGTCATGGTTCCCGTTGACACACAACGGTTCTACGGCACCCCGATGACACCGTCCGAATTGGACGAGTACTACGCGCAGATGCGCGACGTCGGACGGCTGCTCGGCCTGCGTGAGCAGGACATGCCACCCACATGGCCCGAATTCGAGCGGTACTACGCGGAGATGATCGACGGGTTCGGCCCGAACGAAACGATTTCGACATTGTTCGAAACGATTCGGACGGTGAAGAAACCGTGGAGATGGCTGCCCGACAAACGCTGGATTCGGCTTCAGCGATGGCAGCATCGGGGGCAGATGTTCGTCATCCGCGCCACACTGCCGCCCGCACTGCGTGATCGCCTCGGTCTACAGTGGACTAGTCGTGACCAGCGCCGATTCGACCGGTTCCGTCGCGTGGTGCGCTTCCTGGGCGGCCTGGTGCCGGTGACGCTGCGTTCGTCGCTCGTGCGGAGGATCGGCAGGCTCAACGTCTGGTTCCGGGCGCATCCCCGCGCGTATCGTTTCCTCGGGGGCTGA
- a CDS encoding helix-turn-helix transcriptional regulator — protein MASTVTSRRKQLGNELRHARNAARMTQQQVAEVLGCTQGKVNKIESGAVGVKLGDVRSMLNAFGINGDEADTLMNLARAAAGQRGHWSGYRSVVPHWFRTFTDLEPAAAEILTWHGERIPGPLQSEHYMLKQFTEAGATDVTSLVRNRLDRKAVFEQQQPPYYRFIISEGALRRAPGGSAPAVMLDQVEHLLALDKHPRVYVHVLPFGARLAAVPNDFTIMRFPDRTRDFVYIEHSAGGLYLDDVKDFNIFVDSWDRLRGAALERQETRQFLKELAELYRTQMQA, from the coding sequence ATGGCCAGCACCGTCACCTCGCGCCGGAAGCAGCTCGGGAACGAGCTCCGGCATGCCCGCAACGCCGCGCGGATGACACAGCAGCAGGTCGCCGAAGTGCTCGGCTGCACCCAGGGCAAGGTCAACAAGATCGAGTCCGGTGCCGTCGGGGTCAAGCTCGGGGATGTGCGATCGATGCTGAACGCGTTCGGGATCAACGGCGACGAGGCCGACACGTTGATGAACCTGGCCCGCGCCGCGGCCGGGCAGCGCGGCCACTGGTCCGGCTACCGATCCGTGGTGCCGCACTGGTTCCGCACCTTCACCGACCTCGAACCCGCGGCCGCGGAGATCCTCACCTGGCACGGTGAGCGCATCCCCGGCCCGTTGCAGTCCGAGCACTACATGCTCAAGCAGTTCACCGAAGCCGGCGCCACCGACGTCACTTCGCTGGTCCGCAACCGCTTGGACCGCAAGGCCGTCTTCGAGCAGCAGCAGCCGCCCTACTACCGGTTCATCATCAGCGAGGGCGCCTTGCGCCGCGCTCCCGGTGGTTCCGCCCCGGCGGTGATGCTGGACCAGGTCGAGCATCTGCTGGCGTTGGACAAGCATCCGCGCGTGTACGTGCACGTGCTGCCGTTCGGTGCGCGGCTCGCCGCCGTGCCCAACGACTTCACCATCATGCGTTTCCCGGACCGCACCCGGGATTTCGTCTACATCGAACATTCCGCCGGCGGGCTGTACCTCGACGACGTCAAGGACTTCAACATCTTCGTGGACTCTTGGGACAGGTTGCGCGGCGCCGCGCTGGAACGCCAGGAAACCCGGCAGTTCCTCAAGGAACTCGCCGAGCTGTACAGAACACAGATGCAAGCCTGA
- a CDS encoding amidase, with translation MTTSKADLAFTGLAEQASMLTAGATTSVELTRLALEKAEASQPVLNAFKCLRAEEALREAEAADRRLADGESAPLLGVPTAIKDDLDVTGLPTAFGCEGDFSVATTDSPPVAALREAGAVLIGKTNTPELGQWPFTEGPAFGATRNPWDTERTPGGSSGGAAAAIASGVIAAALGSDGAGSIRIPAAWTDLVGIKPQRGRVPTERELFHGLTVVGPLARTVADAALLLDVAAGTGTAFQAAARREPGRMRIGLSKRIPFTATKTKLEPQAHAAVVRLAERFAELGHEIVEIEPDYRLIGLTFLPRSLVGVRDWSRRVPDQARLDPRTRANARQGSALAGPALRLARATEPLLQRQIGSVFGRVDVVLTPTTATPPPRIGTFDKLSGWQTDQAMIAACPYAWPWNVLGWPGVNVPAGLSPEGLPLGGQLLGPSHSEERLISLAAQLEEVERWQDRKPETAW, from the coding sequence ATGACCACCTCGAAGGCGGACCTCGCGTTCACCGGCCTCGCCGAACAGGCCTCGATGCTCACCGCCGGAGCCACGACATCCGTCGAGCTCACGCGCTTGGCGCTCGAAAAGGCCGAAGCCAGCCAGCCCGTTCTCAACGCCTTCAAATGCCTTCGCGCGGAAGAAGCCCTTCGCGAGGCCGAGGCGGCCGACCGGCGGCTGGCCGACGGCGAATCCGCTCCCCTGCTCGGCGTCCCCACCGCGATCAAGGACGACCTCGACGTCACCGGCCTGCCGACAGCGTTCGGTTGCGAAGGCGATTTCTCCGTCGCGACAACGGATTCCCCGCCCGTCGCCGCGCTCCGCGAGGCGGGCGCGGTGCTCATCGGCAAGACCAACACCCCGGAACTCGGCCAATGGCCCTTCACCGAAGGCCCGGCGTTCGGCGCGACCCGCAATCCGTGGGACACCGAACGCACCCCGGGCGGTTCCTCCGGCGGCGCGGCGGCGGCCATCGCGTCGGGGGTGATCGCCGCCGCGCTGGGTTCCGACGGGGCGGGGTCGATCCGGATCCCGGCCGCGTGGACCGATCTGGTCGGGATCAAACCGCAGCGTGGCCGCGTCCCGACCGAACGCGAACTCTTCCACGGCCTGACCGTGGTCGGCCCGCTCGCGCGCACCGTCGCCGACGCGGCGCTGCTGCTCGACGTCGCCGCCGGCACCGGCACCGCGTTCCAGGCCGCCGCCCGCCGCGAGCCGGGCCGGATGCGGATCGGGTTGTCCAAGCGGATCCCTTTCACCGCGACGAAAACCAAACTCGAACCGCAGGCGCACGCGGCCGTCGTCCGGCTCGCGGAGCGGTTCGCCGAACTCGGCCACGAGATCGTCGAGATCGAACCCGACTACCGGCTGATCGGCCTCACCTTCCTGCCTCGTTCGCTCGTCGGCGTGCGCGACTGGTCCCGTCGCGTCCCGGACCAGGCTCGGCTCGACCCGCGCACACGCGCCAACGCACGGCAGGGTTCCGCACTGGCCGGGCCGGCCCTGCGGCTCGCCCGCGCCACGGAACCGTTGCTGCAACGGCAGATCGGCTCGGTGTTCGGCCGGGTGGACGTCGTGCTCACGCCCACCACCGCCACGCCGCCACCGCGGATCGGCACCTTCGACAAGCTCTCCGGCTGGCAGACCGACCAGGCCATGATCGCCGCGTGCCCCTACGCTTGGCCGTGGAACGTGCTGGGCTGGCCGGGGGTCAACGTCCCCGCCGGGCTGAGCCCGGAAGGCCTGCCGCTCGGCGGTCAGCTGCTCGGTCCCTCGCATTCCGAGGAGCGGCTGATCTCGCTGGCCGCGCAACTGGAAGAGGTCGAACGGTGGCAGGACCGCAAACCCGAGACCGCTTGGTGA
- a CDS encoding D-cysteine desulfhydrase family protein, which produces MNLDRFPRVDLGGYPTPLHPAPRLGEALGLPNLLLKRDDVHPLGVGGNKLRKLEFLLGAAIENGADTVITFGALQTNHGRQTAAACAKLGLRCELVLTAKVPRDGDAYERSGNVSLDHLFGANVHICRDGEETGRTYDRLITEAAAEGRQVATFPVGGSDGVGALGYVAAAQEIEGQLAELGITEARLVAPHASGGTSAGLVVGTAGLDRLTLDIACVSHPVDEALDNLADLTIAASVLLGTEPPSLEGLRIDDRTIGPGYGIPTGETWDAVRLFGRTEGIALDPVYTGKVGAALIRWAAEGHFAPDEHVVFLHTGGLPGLYGYAPEFADAVRG; this is translated from the coding sequence ATGAACCTCGATCGCTTCCCCCGCGTCGACCTCGGCGGCTATCCGACGCCGCTGCATCCCGCGCCCCGGCTGGGCGAGGCACTCGGACTGCCGAATCTGCTGCTCAAACGGGACGACGTGCATCCGCTTGGCGTGGGCGGCAACAAGCTGCGCAAACTCGAGTTCCTGCTCGGCGCGGCGATCGAGAACGGCGCCGACACGGTGATCACCTTCGGCGCGCTGCAGACCAACCATGGCCGCCAGACCGCGGCCGCCTGCGCGAAGCTCGGGTTGCGATGCGAGCTCGTGCTGACCGCGAAGGTCCCTCGCGACGGCGACGCGTACGAGCGGTCCGGCAACGTCTCCCTCGACCACCTCTTCGGCGCGAACGTGCACATCTGCCGCGACGGTGAGGAGACCGGCAGGACTTACGACCGGCTGATCACCGAGGCCGCGGCAGAGGGGCGGCAGGTGGCGACGTTCCCCGTCGGCGGCTCCGACGGTGTCGGGGCGCTCGGCTACGTCGCGGCCGCGCAGGAGATCGAGGGGCAGCTCGCCGAGCTGGGGATCACCGAGGCGCGGCTGGTCGCTCCGCACGCCAGCGGCGGGACGTCCGCCGGGCTCGTCGTCGGCACGGCCGGCCTCGACCGGCTGACGCTGGACATCGCCTGCGTCAGCCATCCGGTCGACGAAGCCCTCGACAATCTGGCCGATCTCACCATCGCCGCCTCCGTGCTGCTCGGCACTGAGCCGCCGTCACTCGAAGGTCTGCGCATCGACGACCGCACGATCGGCCCCGGCTACGGGATCCCGACCGGCGAGACGTGGGACGCGGTGCGGCTTTTCGGCCGCACGGAAGGAATCGCGCTCGATCCCGTGTACACCGGCAAAGTGGGTGCCGCGCTGATCCGCTGGGCCGCCGAAGGCCATTTCGCGCCCGACGAGCACGTTGTCTTCCTGCACACGGGCGGGCTGCCCGGCCTCTACGGGTACGCCCCCGAATTCGCCGACGCGGTGCGCGGCTGA
- a CDS encoding MBL fold metallo-hydrolase, protein MDQSPFAEQVTDGVFGYVQPDGSWWINNCGFVAAGDHTVVIDTCSTERRTRALLATAEATGGAPVTTVVNTHHHGDHTNGNYLATGATIVGHRKTREVMVATGINTYGNSFTGNDWGHLELRPPDVLFDDRLTVHAGDVRLELIHPGHAAHTTNDVLVWLPERRVLFVGDLIFNGGSPFALMGSPAGWRRALDLVRELEPETIVPGHGPICGPEAIDVVDGYLGFLQKLASYGKAAGLTPLQAAREADLGPYEALSEQERLPANLHRAYAELDGLEWGGAIDLGAALTDMVTFNGAPIRCFS, encoded by the coding sequence GTGGACCAATCCCCCTTCGCCGAGCAGGTCACCGATGGTGTGTTCGGGTACGTCCAACCCGACGGCTCGTGGTGGATCAACAACTGCGGCTTCGTCGCCGCGGGCGATCACACGGTGGTGATCGACACGTGTTCGACCGAACGGCGCACCAGGGCGCTGCTGGCGACGGCCGAAGCGACCGGCGGGGCGCCGGTGACCACTGTGGTCAACACGCATCACCACGGCGACCACACGAACGGCAACTACCTGGCGACCGGTGCGACGATCGTCGGGCACCGGAAGACGCGCGAGGTGATGGTCGCGACCGGGATCAACACCTATGGGAACTCGTTCACCGGGAACGACTGGGGCCATCTGGAGCTTCGGCCACCCGACGTGCTGTTCGACGACCGGCTGACCGTGCATGCCGGCGACGTCCGGCTGGAGCTGATCCACCCCGGACACGCCGCGCACACCACCAACGACGTCCTCGTCTGGCTGCCGGAGCGGCGGGTGCTGTTCGTCGGGGACCTGATCTTCAACGGCGGCAGCCCCTTCGCGCTGATGGGCTCGCCCGCCGGCTGGCGGCGGGCGCTGGACCTGGTCCGCGAACTCGAACCGGAGACGATCGTGCCGGGCCACGGCCCGATCTGCGGCCCCGAGGCGATCGACGTCGTCGACGGATACCTGGGTTTCCTGCAGAAACTCGCTTCGTACGGGAAGGCCGCCGGGTTGACTCCCCTTCAGGCCGCTCGCGAAGCGGATCTGGGGCCTTACGAGGCACTGTCCGAACAGGAACGGCTTCCGGCGAACCTGCACCGGGCTTACGCCGAACTGGACGGTCTGGAGTGGGGTGGGGCGATCGATCTGGGGGCTGCGCTGACGGACATGGTCACCTTCAACGGCGCGCCCATCCGGTGCTTCTCCTGA
- a CDS encoding TetR family transcriptional regulator has protein sequence MNTREAILHAALKVVGEQGVGGLTNRRIARQAEVSLGTLTYHFPSQTALLREAMLLFVEEETTKLTGFVDAYREQGLSVEQAASVVEQVIEQLPFGTDELGAHELYLQAARDPELQDAAARCFAAYDELALVILKTLGVPSPERLTGPVVALIAGLQLRRLATGDDGVGVAQSLMMLVRGAS, from the coding sequence GTGAACACCCGCGAGGCCATTCTCCACGCCGCCCTCAAGGTGGTCGGGGAACAAGGTGTCGGCGGGCTGACCAACCGCCGGATCGCGCGGCAGGCCGAGGTCTCGCTCGGCACGCTGACCTACCACTTCCCCAGCCAGACGGCCTTGCTGCGCGAGGCGATGCTGCTGTTCGTGGAAGAAGAGACCACGAAGCTGACCGGGTTCGTCGACGCGTACCGCGAGCAGGGCCTGAGTGTCGAGCAGGCCGCGTCGGTGGTCGAGCAGGTCATCGAGCAACTGCCGTTCGGCACCGACGAACTCGGCGCGCACGAGCTGTACCTGCAGGCCGCGCGCGACCCGGAACTCCAGGACGCGGCCGCCCGCTGTTTCGCCGCGTACGACGAACTCGCGCTGGTGATCCTGAAAACGCTCGGCGTGCCGTCGCCGGAACGGCTGACCGGTCCGGTCGTCGCGCTGATCGCCGGGTTGCAGTTGCGCAGGCTGGCCACGGGCGACGACGGCGTCGGGGTGGCGCAGTCGCTGATGATGCTCGTCCGCGGCGCGTCATGA
- a CDS encoding sigma factor-like helix-turn-helix DNA-binding protein has translation MTEATDLAARAGDRDPRVGLRAVAALRRLLEQLEAVQVRSARVHGWSWQEIAAELGVSRQAVHKKYGRH, from the coding sequence ATGACCGAAGCGACAGATCTGGCCGCGCGAGCCGGTGACCGCGATCCCCGGGTGGGATTGCGCGCCGTCGCCGCCTTGCGCCGGCTGTTGGAACAACTCGAGGCCGTGCAGGTCCGCAGCGCGCGGGTGCACGGCTGGTCCTGGCAGGAGATCGCGGCCGAGCTGGGGGTCAGCAGGCAAGCGGTGCACAAGAAGTACGGGAGGCATTGA